In Miscanthus floridulus cultivar M001 chromosome 8, ASM1932011v1, whole genome shotgun sequence, the sequence GTCTTGTGTGATTTTGACATTATGTTCAAAAGACAGATCAGAATGTAGTTATCAAATGTAACTCTGTGTTGACGACAACATCTAGATGGCAATATGGTTCTATGTTCCATATGATTGTGTAGGCACAAATTTTACTGAAACCCTAACAGGGTATTGTGTAGGCACAAATTTTACTGAAACCCTAACAGGGTACAAGTGTGGCAGAACATTATCATAgattgaacttgtgaacttgaaTAGTGAGCTGTTGTTCTTGGCACGGGACCTTTGTGCTTATGGGTTTGATTGGTTGCCTATATTAGCATGTATCCAAGCTTGTGCAGTGCAATTTGCTCGTGTTTGGTAGGCTCTTATGCAGACCTAATGCTGGATTAGCTAGTATGCCAGATTTGGTCGTATTAGACAATACATGTTTATACAAGCCAATGCGCATACAAAAAATGAAATATTCTCATCCTCCGTACCTCTACTAGAAACATGAGACCTCAACTATAACATGGATGTGACTACATGCAACAAAATGTAAACAATCAATTAATCAAATACAATTTTATCAAATGCGGTTTGCCTGTGCAGAACAACCAAACACCAAGACACTGCATATGTTTATGCTAACTTAGGTTGAGGCTAATACAAGCCACCAATCAGACCCTATATTTATCTCCTTTTCCCTGGACTATTTCACTGAAGTTTTCTCACCATATCTGGCTTAGGGACCTAGAGTGATTGTTGTGGGGCCAACAGATTCCGGAAAAAGTACTCTCTGCAAGATGCTCCTTAGCTGGGCTGCCAAACTGGGCTGGAAGCCTACATATGTCGATTTAGATATTGGCCAGGGGTCTATAACAATCCCTGGATGTATTTCTGCCACACCAATTGAGAAACCTATAGATATAGTTGATGGGATTCCCTTGGAGATGCCACTGGTATACTTCTATGGCCACCCAAATCCAAGGTATCTCTCTACTATATTCTTTGGCAGTTGATACTACTCGGAGCTTTCTGCATTAACACTTTGTCTACTTTGGCACCTTAACCGTTGCTTGTGTTACCAACAGTATTAATGCGGATGTTTACAAAGTTCTTATGAAGGAGCTAGCTAAAACATTGGAGAAACAGTTCTCTGGCAATGCTGAATCTAGGGCAGCAGGAATGGTTATCAATACAATGGGGTGGGTTGAAGGCCTTGGGTACGAGGTTAGTGGTTGGCTTCAAGTAACTAATGGCCATTTTTCAGATTCATACTGTTCCCCTGTGTGTAGTAAGTGATACTTCATTTTTACACTCTGCAGTTACTTCTCAATGCAATTGAAACCTTCAAGGCCAATGTAGTACTGGTACTGGGACAGGCAAGTTGTGCATTGCTTTGTTCATGTGAACATTACTGTTTTTTTTCAGAAGGTTTATGCTGTAGATGACTCATCCTGTGTTTCGTTTCACACTCATAACTGCTCAAACATACTCTATATTATTTGTTCAACTTATAGCCAAACGTCATAGGCAACCAAACATTTTGTTATAGCAGTATGCTATAATCAAGGTTCCATGTTAATCATTTTAAAATTAAAAGTAAATGTTCCCTATAAAATCATTCATAAAAGAATTTAGATCCTATTGAGTAAGATGATATTTGTTTTTGGGGCTGGTAGAGACATCTTGGACACTAGTAGGAATGTGTTGCAGCAGTAAGTAGCAGCTAATCTCAAGTAGAAACAAAACATACTCTGCTAGCAGTATCCCTTTCGGCATGTTTTCTTATATAAACAGATCATCAGTATCATTATGCTTCATTGATGCATCAAGTGTGCTATATGGAAGTTAATTGAGATATTTCTTTTCAAATAAGCCAAAAGAAAATCTGGGCCATATGAAGAAACCTCAGCTGCTGGAAATAAAGCTTTCTACTGACATGTCTATTTGTAGATAATAGTCAAAAGAGTGCTCAGGCTGCAGCAACTGATATTCAGAATGGTGAAGAGAGAAAAAAGTGCATATAAGCACAAGTGTCAAGTAGGAAAAATGGCAGATGTCGCTAACAATTGCAACTATTAACATGTATGATTTGTCATATTGGCACACATTGTAGCGTGATATGATATAGAGTGCTCTAGAGAGCTCTGTAATATTAGTCATTTTATCTTGAATGTAAAATGTATAATTATGAAACCATATGATACTGAAGCTCTTCTGGGTATTATCTGATTGATCTTATGGCCTGCAGGAGAAACTCTGGAAGATGTTAAAAGATGCAGTTCAAAGCAAGTCCAACATTGATGTTGTAAAACTTCATAAATCAGAGGGTGTTGTCCTCAGAAATTCAAAATATCGGCAAAAAACGAGAAGCTTCCGAATCAGGGTAAGCTATTTTTCTGGAGTAGAAAGTGACCAgctatgaagggcgggcctggggcaagcggtagagtcttaccgcctagggcaagcggtagagtcttaccgcctgtgaccggaaggtcccgggttcgagtcgcggtctcctcgcattgcacaggcgagggtaaggcttgccactgacacccttctccagaccccacacagagcgggagctctctgcactgggtacgcccttttttttagaAAGTGACCACTATGCCCTTAAACATTGGTTTAAACTAAAAAGGCTTTGTTTCTTATCTAATGTGAAATTTTATTGATGATAGCATAGTTGTCATCATTGTACACTGTCACAGTCTTAGCCTCTTTCTTTTTCCCCTCTTCTATTGTTGCCCTTACTACCTTTATGGGGTAATGTTTCACCGTCTCAACCTTATGTTTTGCTGTCTTGTTAAAGCCAAGTCCTAATGTACTCTTGCAGGAATACTTTTATGGGATTGCAAATGATCTTGCACCGCACTCAAACATTGTCAATTTCAGTGATGTCTCAGTGTACAAAATCGGTGGTGGCCATCAAGCTCCCCGTTCAGCATTACCTATCGGTGCAGAGCCTGTGGCAGATCCTACTCGACTTGTTGCTGTCAACATTAGCACGGATATGATCCATACAGTGCTTGCTGTTTCCTATGCTAAGGAACCTGATGAAATAATTTCTAGGTAATATGTTTGTGCCAGGTTTAACTTATGTTACAGGCTTGGTCCAATAAgatagcttttatgcaaaagtgaCTCGGATTAGAGGTTGTAGATCACAAAAGGCTACGTTATTTATAGAGTACAGCTGATACGCCAGCCTTCAGAAAATCAAAATACATGGTGCAAGTAATTGAGCCTTGGATTTGCTTGCATATCGTTGTTGTACCACATTTTTAGGCACTCAATTTTGTTTTCCGTTCTTCAGACTTATTGATTTTGTTATCATCCAATTCACCAGTAGCTTAGCCACTTCTAGAATTTTCTTCTGCACATCTTTTGCATGAACCTGTGCACAGTTATGCCCCTCCTTGCCATAAGCTTGTAAGTTCATGGCAATTCCATCTTGCTTATGTTACTGCTTACTCTTTTGGGTGTCGTCAGCAGTGAATCATATTTAGATATAGATATGAGAGGCCAAAGTCGTCTGACTAGTCTATCTTGCAGCAAGGTTTTCATCTGTCAAGTGGCTCAAATCCTGGCAATAAATATTTTCTTAGGAATGATTTAAGTTGTCATGCACTCATGCTTTGGACAAAGATAGTATGGAGGATATTCTTCTTTTTAGTGTGTTCATATTGGGCATGATGAAAATTTACTTGTGTGGCTGCTGCTAGATtacttttttttattattttgccATACAGCTTTCTTTGAACAGAATTTTCAGCTTTCATTCCATCACAAGTTCGTTTAACACCTGCTACACGATACATTGCAGCAATATTGCCGGATTCATTCATGTTACTGATGTTGACATCCAAAGGTATGCTTAAGAGTCAGTGCTAATATGTGAGTTTAGATTATGTGTATGCACCAAGAACTAACATTCTACATTCTAGGAAGAAGCTGACGTACATTGCACCTTGCCCGGGGGACTTGCCAAGCAGGCTATTGATCGCGAGCTCACTGACATGGTACGAAGCCTGATCAGTCGGAAGTTAGATGCATGTTGATGTTGTAAAGCCAGGACATGTTGTGACGCTTGAACTCAGCGTTACATGTCCCACTGTTAACCAAGAGAAACGATGCAAGGGCAAACATCCTGTTCACGCATATGATTTGCTGTGTTCTGATTTCTTCTCGTGATTAAACGCCAATATCTACTGTGCCGTCGAGATAACAAAATTCTTGTCCTACTAGTTGTTTTTGCCCTGTGGATTTTTGTCCTTGCAATATGCCATGCCCAAATGTTCTGGCACGTCTCGAATATAGCAGCAAAATTACGTAAGCATGACTATAACTGTCGGTTAAGCGTCATCTCATCTGTACATATTGAATGATCTGATGTACCTAAATGATATTAGAAACCATTTGGCCCAGTTCGGTTTACTCcatatccggcttgttcggcttttttttttcagccggaacaatatttttctctcgtaacaattcAGCAGAGTCGTGTTTTTCAATCAGTTTTAACTAAAATTCAGCGAGCCGAACAAGGCCTAGCCATCACATGTAGAATGAAACTAAGGCGCCAACCAACATTACATTACACAGCAAATCAGATTGGGATGCTGCAAAACCTTCCCATCTGGACAGAATTTATTCAGCCACGCGGATGATACATCTCTAAGCCGAAATAAAAACATAGCAGGGGCGTTCCTACTGCGACTTCCATTCACTGTCTACAAATAATACAAAGTCGACGTAcaacagaaagaaaaaaaaaatccactgGCACTTAACTTTTAACATCTTGTATAAAGATCGAGAAGCAGCAACAAAATCTCCAAACAAATGAATTGGGAGACGTACAGGTCGGGCCCATGGAACCCATATCTAAGGACAGAAGATCTACAGACCCTGATGCTGCGGAAGAGAGGAGCATCAACACCAGTAAGTTAAGGTCACCACCACAATTACAAAAAGTAGTCTGGGGTTTTGCGAGTTGTGTCTGGCTCAATTTGCCGAGGTGCCGGGTCGAATTGAAGGAAGTTCTGGTCCATGTTTTCCCCGATTTCAAGAATAGCAGCCATGTTACCACATCGGTAACAATAATTAGGCGCACTGAAGACTGTGACTACATTCTTATCCTGCATAAATtataacaataaccatttaaactTCCAGTGGGATAATATCTGGGCAAAATAACATTCAAAGGGCAGCACACCAAAGATACATAATCAGCAAGTTGCAACCACAAGGGTGGTACTGTCGTAGTAAGTTCTATGAGAAAGGAATCCACAATGGCCATATTGTAACTGCAAGCTGAGCTAGAAAGGAACTACAAAGGTTATATTCACAATTTAGTATACTTTTTCGTGATACCAATCCAATTGGTTGAGCATATAaacaaattgaaaatgtgacGCTACATTCTGAAGACCTACCTGGCACCAATTAAATCCTTCCATTACAAGTTGATGGGCCCTTGAAATGAGAGAGAGACCATTTGTATGGTTGAACTGCTGCGCAATGTCTTGCCCAAATGTGTAACCTGCTCCTCTTGGTGAAATTCCCCATCCACATCGATCATCTGGGTCAGACCACAAAAGATCACACATGGGTCCTTCATGAGGAACCTGCACACATTTTTTAGGTATATGAGTTGAGGGTTAAAAGATTAGATGTATAATGCATTCAATTAATACAGCGCAAGAATTAGCAAGCTATCAATTCAAGACCCATCACATTGGGCACCATTTCCTAGCATCCATAAGCATCACCTCAACATTCAGGTTAACTGGCACTGTTAACAAACCCTGTAATCATAGTAACAGAAATTCAAAGTACCTTCTTAAAATAGTTCActatcgcccccccccccccccccccccccaccaccaccaccacacccacccacccaaaaataaataaaggtaaaaaaaaatgagaaaaaaCAAGCCACTTCAAGCACTGGGTATCTTTCTATGCCAATGATGCTGTGATTTTTCTATGGACGTCTTGCAATGATGTCAACGTTATCAAGCTTCTGGATAGGTTTGGACATGTCTCGGATCTGAGAACTAATTTGGCAAAGAGTTCTGCAATTCCCATTCATTGCTCTGATGAAGACTTGCAGCATACATCTGAAATTTTGTCTTGTACAGTAAAGGAATTTCCTTGCACCTACCTAGGCTTTCTCGTTACTGTCCACAATGTCTACCTGTTTGAGAAGGTTGCTGACAATGTTCCGGGGTGGAAGGCTTCCCTAATGAATAGAGCTGGGCTTCTTATTATGGTCCGAGTGGCGATGACGGACACTCCCATTTCTCTTAAGATCGCTTTGGATCTTCCAAATGGTTGACCAAAGCCAACGACAAAAACACAGAGGCTCTCTTTGGAAAGGTCAGGGAACAAGCCAATGGAGGTCAGGAGGTAACTGCTTGGTGTCCTGGGAAGAGTACAGCGACCACTAGAATATGGTGGTTTGGGTATACATAGTCTTGAAACTCTGGGTTGGGCTTTATGAAAAGGACAGACCCTTTGTGTCCATGGGCTGCTGTCAATTCAAGTACCAGAAAATGCCCAAGCTCTCTTTGATGTGGCTTTGGGCTCTATAGTTGGAAATGGAGACAAGATACGGTTCTAGGCTGACCCATGGCTACAAGGAAGGATAGCAGAACTAGCTCATACTCGCACaagatgacaagatgatttcaaaaaGGACAGTCAAGGCCCAGACAGTAGCTCAGGCACTTCACAACTGCACTTGGGTTCCTGATACCAAAGGAGCTTAAACATTACAAGTGCTGGTCGAGTATCTACATATTTGGGACTTTAGTGGATGATATGGTTTTGCAACCAGATACTCCTAAGCAGCACCGATGGAAGCTGACCCAATCTGGCTCCTACACGAGCAAATCATCCCATGCTGCCTTTTATTGGGAACTATCAAGTTTGGTCCTTGGAAAAGAATTTGGAAGAGCTGGGGGGGGGGAGGCTCTATGATGCAAATTCTTCTTTTGTTAGCCATCAATACAGGTATTGGATGGCTGATCGCATTGCAAAGCACCGATTGCTTCACCAGACTGTCTACCTGTTTCGCGATCAGGCTGAGGAAACAATTTAGCACATCCTAATCTCTTGTGTGTTAAACCGGCAGGTCTTGACTATGTTTTTTAAGAAAGTTCCCATGGCTGCAGTTGCACCTCCAGTTGATGCAACTCACTTCTTTACAGCATGTTTGGTTTACGTCATGAAGCAGTTCGGAATCATCCAATCCAAAATCCAAGCCTAGCTGAGACATTTGGTTTGCGTTGCGTCATCAACTTGTTCACATGGTTATCAAAGCAGTAAGGCAAGGCGTGGCGACTGACTACCACCTTATGCTTAAGCAACTAAGGCATAAGGCGAGGCGACGCCTTAACAGCTTAAGGAAAACTTTAAAAAGCAGCTTAGAGCAGTAGATATTGACGAAAAacgaaaaggaaaaagaaaggagGAACAAGTAGTCTGGCCCAGCCCACCAGGCAGCCCATATGCCCCTCACCTTCCTGCTTCATCTCTCGAACTCCCAATTCTCTCTCCAGCGCTGCCACACCTCTCTCTCATTCTCCCCTACCGCTCCACCTCCGCCCCTCTGTCTCTTGCTTCCCTCTCTCCTCCAGATGTGCTGCTCTGCTTGCTTGATAGACAGAGGAACAGAAGGACTTTGGAAGCTGCAGCTCGATGGAGGAACAGAGGCAGGATGTTGCAGGCCAGCGCCGATTGGGAGAGGATGACCGTGGCCTGCACAGGCAGCCGCACGGCTCGGCGGTGGGCTGGCGGCAACTTCTCCCGTCGGCGTGGGGGAACGCGTCGGCACAGGTGAGCTGCGGCTTCTTGTTCCCCTCCCACTCTCCCGCTCACTGGTGTGAGAATCTCCCACGCGCTCTCTTTCTCCTGCGTGCTCCTCTCTCCAGCTCAATCCTTCTCTCTCAGTTTTTCCCGCCGTTTCCAATTCTTCTCATGGGTTTTCCCCCCACCCAGAACAGAGGCCTCCCAGTATGGCACCCGCCAAGAGTGATTTGGCGCGAATCGGACGCCAAATCGACATTTTTCATACGCCTCGGCCATAAGATGGACGCCATACGAATATAAGGCGAAGCGTCCGCTGTGTCGTCGCGCCCGCAGCGCTTTGGCGCTTAAGCGATGCTTTGATAACACTGCTCGTTCATCATGGAACTGTTCCACGTGCAGCATTCCCACGAACTAACAGCGAGCTCATCTCTCGGGCAAAGTCATTCCGCAAAAAACAGCAGACAAGCTGATTCTTTTTGGTGCCTGACCAGCCCATTGGAATGGATTCAATCTCCAAACGAAACAGGCTATTAGATGGTGAGGAACACTGTCAGAAATGTTCCCAAGGAGATGCCGCAAGGGGCTGAATTCCTTGACCCTTTTAGTGACCTAGGAAGGAAACATAGGAATGCCTGTGTGTTTGA encodes:
- the LOC136471384 gene encoding protein CLP1 homolog encodes the protein MAAATTAGAGAATPQPPRQYKLAPQSELRVEVLPNAPLRVRLVTGTAEIFGTELPPEGWVPVPPRSKIAIFTWHGATVELDGVSESEYASDETPMVIYINTHAILDARRARARAAAAQGGDMEASQGPRVIVVGPTDSGKSTLCKMLLSWAAKLGWKPTYVDLDIGQGSITIPGCISATPIEKPIDIVDGIPLEMPLVYFYGHPNPSINADVYKVLMKELAKTLEKQFSGNAESRAAGMVINTMGWVEGLGYELLLNAIETFKANVVLVLGQEKLWKMLKDAVQSKSNIDVVKLHKSEGVVLRNSKYRQKTRSFRIREYFYGIANDLAPHSNIVNFSDVSVYKIGGGHQAPRSALPIGAEPVADPTRLVAVNISTDMIHTVLAVSYAKEPDEIISSNIAGFIHVTDVDIQRKKLTYIAPCPGDLPSRLLIASSLTWYEA